Proteins from a single region of Diorhabda sublineata isolate icDioSubl1.1 chromosome 2, icDioSubl1.1, whole genome shotgun sequence:
- the LOC130453276 gene encoding endothelial lipase-like, protein MPVRLIIFSALVHLVEIYGSFFPIIHPDRLYNYYPPENEVTFYLYYRNHTPHEIIIDDDVSLENSPFDPELSTKIIIHGWTNGKDTPWVRELSEVLATTGKWNVIVVDWAPLSHFIYVETRLHGYVVAKQVKKFVQFLERIKTYALSNIHIIGHSMGAHIAAKIGHDVQEDDNNCKVGRITGLDPAAPLYEWPHIESLDEVLDPTDASFVDVIHTNGGYVGMITPAGHVDYYPDGGEKQWGCYLLSCSHMRACDLFIASVRKPDLFKAYSYESWLKYMNNTSPYLEAYPMGIAASPEIPNGIYFLEVYDTYKPYVFSETTIKDSFDGYFEQMLEHLIG, encoded by the exons atgcCCGTGAGGTTGATTATATTCAGCGCCCTAGTGCATTTAGTGGAAATATATGGcagtttttttccaataattcacCCAGATCgtttgtataattattatccACCGGAAAATGAAGTGacgttttatttatattatag GAACCACACTCCACATGAAATCATCATTGATGATGACGTTTCTTTGGAAAATTCGCCATTTGATCCCGAATTATCCACTAAAATTATTATCCATGGATGGACCAATGGAAAAGATACTCCTTGGGTAAGAGAATTATCAGAAG TTTTAGCAACAACTGGTAAATGGAATGTAATTGTTGTTGACTGGGCCCCTTTGTCTCACTTTATTTATGTCGAGACTAGACTTCACGGTTACGTTGTGGCAAAACAGGTGAAAAAGTTCGTCCAGTTTTTGGAAAGGATAAAAACTTATGCGTTGTCGAATATTCATATTATCGGTCACAGTATGGGCGCCCATATTGCAGCTAAAATTGGCCACGATGTTCAAGAAGACGATAATAATTGTAAAGTAGGGAGGATTACAG gaTTGGATCCAGCTGCGCCTTTGTACGAATGGCCTCATATCGAGTCATTAGATGAAGTATTGGATCCTACGGATGCATCTTTCGTCGACGTGATCCATACAAACGGGGGATATGTTGGTATGATTACCCCAGCAGGTCATGTTGATTATTATCCTGATGGTGGTGAGAAACAGTGGGGATGTTATCTGT TAAGTTGTAGCCATATGAGagcttgcgatttatttatagcTTCCGTTAGAAAACCTGATTTGTTCAAAGCGTATTCGTATGAATCGTGgttgaaatatatgaataacaCGTCGCCTTATTTGGAAGCTTATCCTATGGGTATAGCAGCTTCTCCAGAAATTCCGAACGGGATATATTTTCTGGAAGTGTACGATACTTACAAGCCGTACGTATTCAGTGAAACTACAATAAAAGATAGTTTTGATGGATATTTTGAACAGATGTTAGAACATTTAATTGGTTGA